TACAGCGTGCGCATGACCTCCGCGACCGACCGCGTGAGCTTCCTCAGACTCAAGTTCGGCGTCCCCCTGTGGGGCTACGCCGGCCTCGCGCGCTGCGAGGCAGCCTATACGCCCGCGCCCGGCAGGCACCTCTACGAGAGGGCCGTGCACGTGGAGGGCGTCTCGGACCCCGCAGAGGTCGAGGCTTCCCGCGACTGGGGGAATCTGCCCTCGCCCACGCCCAGGAGCAAGATGGGCCAGGGTACCGACCCCGAGGTGCGCCGCCGCGCCGACGAGGCGGCGGGCGTCCTCGACGAGGCCCTGCGTGAGGGCGTCGTCGTCAGGGGGGCACGCGAGTACACAATACGTACCATTGCCGACACCTTCATGCGGGGCGTCCGAGATAAGTACGATGCGGCGGCGAGGCTGCCTGCCGCCGACAGGCTCAAGGTGCAGGACGAGCTGCGGGCCATGGACTCCAACCGCGCGTACGACCCCAAGAAGCACATCCTCTCCGACGTGATGAGGCCCCAAAACCCCAAGGCCGAGCGGACGATCTGCGCCGACCTCCTGGCCAAGGCCCCGGTGCTCGTCGAGATCGTGCGGAGGGAGCTCGAGAAGTGTCGCGAGATAGCGCGTTGCATAGAGGATCTCGAGCCGAAGGGGTGATCACGGACAAGAGCCTGACTGCGTCCTATACTCACGCCGGGGTCGTTGGACCTGGCCTTTTGTTGCCCCTCGGGGCGGGATCTAGGAGGTATAGCATGACCCATGATTCTGTGACGGTATCCGAGCTCAGTCGTCGCCTGCTTCTGGAACATCCCTCTTGGGCAGCTGGCGGGGCCGAGGTAGAGGCGCATCGCCTGCTTTCTGTGATCGATGACAGCCTCTCGCGCGCGCTTGCCCTTTATGTCCGCGATGGAGTCGAGACGGACTTCGAGGCAAACGGATTCTCCGTGCTCGGCTTGCGTGCGCTCATGGGCTCTACCTACCTCGAGGCCTTGGAGGTCATGAGCATCTCCCTGAGCGACCCGAAACGGGCACGGGCGATTGTCACGCGACGGGGGATGGCCCGATGAGCGGCTTCCCGTCCCGCACGCGATACGCGAACCTCACTGACCAGGAGCTGAACATGGTCTTCTCGACGGGCCATTGGGAGCGTCCTGACATGGGTTTCGAGGAAAGGCTCGAGGCCTGCCAGGAGCTGGAGATGCGCCTGGCAGACAGGGATGGGACGATTCCGCGTACCGTGATCGGTGAGGACATGCCCAATAGGGCATATGGCTATCAGCAGGGTGGCATCATCGCCCTGAACGCCCACATGCTTCAAGACGGAGCTTTCAAGCCTGCCTACGATGAGCAGCGGATGGCGCAAGCGGATCCGATACCGGTCCTGGCACCCAACTGGATGATCTACGATACGGTCTGCCATGAGCACCAACACTGCGTCCAGCATGACGAGGGACGCTCGCAGGGCAGTGCCTACATAGAGCCCAGCTCTGAGTACTCCTTGTATCGCATCCAGCCTTGCGAGCGCGAGGCATTCGAGGCGGGCGAGCGTGGGACATCGCGTGCGCTTGCCGACGTGCGGAAGGTCACTGGTGTCAAGGACCCCAACCAAGAGGATTACTACGCAGTAAACTCCACATATACCTATAAGGACGCTCTCAGGCAGGCGCAGGAACACTACCAGGACCCTGATATCCAGCAGGCGGTCGACACGGTGGTCAATGACTACCGCGATGGGGTGAGCCGCTCCTACCAGACGTCCGGCGAGCGTGCGGTCGCGCAGGTCCTCGACAGCCAGATGGCACAGGGCAGGGAGCAGGGCAACGAGGCCCAGTACCAGCCGGGCGCACGACAGACCGTTGACGACGCGATTCCGCTCTGGGAGGACGAGCCGTCGTCCGGCAGGGACAACAGCTCGCTTACCTGGGAGAGACCAAGGGAGAACGATCGGCACCAGGGGATGGGGATGTGATCCTGATGGCAATCAGACAGCAGGTCCTCCTTGGCGCGACGCTTGACGACGGACGCTTTCGACATCCGGGGGGTGAGCCGTGGTACGTATTCCAGGACGCGCGTGATGAGAGGAGCCACATGTGCATCAACGACGTGGCTGCATCCCGGCACGTGCTGCTCCTTGGGGGAAGTGGTACGGGCAAGACGAACGTGATGAACCTGATGTTCAGGCAGGCCCGCAAGCTCTCGGTTGCTGGTGAGGCGTCCTACATCGTGTTTGACACGAAGGCTGACTACGTGACCCACAGGGGCTTTCTTAGGGGAGGCGACGAGCTTGTGGGCAACAACCGTCGCTTCAGGGACATGAGCGCCGTCTGGAACGTCTTTGCCGAGGTGCTCGTCGATGGCCGCGACGCACGTGACATCAGGTCGAACGCCCACGAGATCGCGAGGACCCTGTTCGAGGGGAGGGGCTCGAAGACGCAGCCCTTCTTTGCCAACGCCGCCAGCGACATCTTCGCGAATGCCCTCGTCTACCTTACGAGGCGGGCGCAGGAGCGTCCGTCCACAGGGGTAAGGCAGCTCAACAATGCCAACCTGGTGCGCTTCCTGGATAAAGGCCCCAACACGCTCTCTAAGGCGTTTAACACGTACGATGACATGCGAGGGCTGACGACGTACTTTGGCGACGGGACCAACGACCAGGGGATGGGCGTCCTCAGCGAGCTAAGAAGCATGCTGCGTGACTGCTTCCAAGGCGTCTTCGCATCCAGTCCTCCCGCAGGCTCTGACGGCCTGTCGGTGAGGAGGCTGGTGAGGCGCAGGGGCGGACGGGCCCTCTTCGTGGAGTATGACCTCTCGCTGGGCCTGTCCCTGCAGCCCGTCTACCGCCTTCTCTTCGACCTTGCCCTCAAGGAGGCCCTGGGATCGAATGCAAGGGGTCACACGATTGTCTACCTCGACGAGCTGAGGCTCCTCCCACAGATACACCATCTTGAGGACGCCCTTAACTTCGGGAGGAGCAAGGGGGTCTCGGTTGTCGCGGGGCTCCAGAGCGTCGAGCAGCTTGATGCCACCTACGGTTCCGAGGAGGGTCGCACCCTCCTCGGTGGGTTCGGCTCGATCATCGCGTTTGGTTCTGTCGACCCGAAGACCATGTCGTATGTCTCCGACCGCTTTGGCGCGAACCTCATCTCATACCGATACCCCGATTCGAACGGCCAGCCCATCGATAGGGAGCGCGAGAGCAGTGTCGTCGAGCCCTGGAGGGTGAGGTCCCTTGGGCTCGGGGAGGCCATCGTCGGGCTCGCCACGCAGCCAGACCCGTTCCTGTTTCGGTTCCGGAAGGAGGGAAGCTAGCATGCG
The DNA window shown above is from Olsenella sp. oral taxon 807 and carries:
- a CDS encoding type IV secretory system conjugative DNA transfer family protein; the protein is MAIRQQVLLGATLDDGRFRHPGGEPWYVFQDARDERSHMCINDVAASRHVLLLGGSGTGKTNVMNLMFRQARKLSVAGEASYIVFDTKADYVTHRGFLRGGDELVGNNRRFRDMSAVWNVFAEVLVDGRDARDIRSNAHEIARTLFEGRGSKTQPFFANAASDIFANALVYLTRRAQERPSTGVRQLNNANLVRFLDKGPNTLSKAFNTYDDMRGLTTYFGDGTNDQGMGVLSELRSMLRDCFQGVFASSPPAGSDGLSVRRLVRRRGGRALFVEYDLSLGLSLQPVYRLLFDLALKEALGSNARGHTIVYLDELRLLPQIHHLEDALNFGRSKGVSVVAGLQSVEQLDATYGSEEGRTLLGGFGSIIAFGSVDPKTMSYVSDRFGANLISYRYPDSNGQPIDRERESSVVEPWRVRSLGLGEAIVGLATQPDPFLFRFRKEGS